The sequence TTTGCCAAAAGGATGCTCATCGCCTTTTCGCGGTTTTTAAGCTGACTGCGCTCGCTTGTACAACGGACCGCGATGCCGGTCGGCTTGTGAATGATGCGAACCGCGGTCTCCACTTTGTTCACGTTCTGGCCTCCGGCACCCCCTGAACGAGAAAATTCCATTTCCAGGTCAACGGGGTTGATCTCAACGATATGCTTCTTGCGCAGTGGCATGATCGCGACCGAAGCGGTAGACGTGTGGATCCTCCCCGACTTCTCGGTCGCGGGAATACGTTGGATCCTGTGCACCCCCATCTCAAAACGAAGCTTCTTATAGACACCCTGCCCTTTTATCTCAAATGATGCTTCCTTGTACCCTCCCAATGGAGAAAGCGATTCATCCAGTTTTTTATATATCCACCCCTGTTTTTCCGCGTATCGTTGGTACATTTCCGCAAGTTGGTACGCAAAGAGCGCCGCTTCTTCTCCGCCGGCGCCGGCGCGCACTTCAAGAATGATCTCGTTGGGGTACGCTTCCTCTTCCTCTATCGCACCCTGTACCCGAGTGATCTGCGCAATGATTGAATCTTTTTGCGCTCTGATGTCTCGCAATTCATCCTTTGCGAGCTCCGTCATCGCTGCATCTTCTTCGGTAAGTTTCTGTATGTCCCGCTCCTCTCTAATCAGGCGCTCCAATTCGGCCGCTAAGAATTGGGTCTTGGGGTTCTGTTTCAACTCTGCAATATGTTCAATCAGAAACTGATTCGCATCCTGCGAAGATTGTATATTATTGTCGTTCATGATGTTTTTCCCTTTGAGTTCTGGGCAACGAATTCCTTACCTTTTATTATCGCATGATTTCTGTTCTAAGACCCACTGCGCAATAACCTTTTCTACTGCAATGACGAATTTTCGGCTACAAACAACTACACACTTCCCAATGAATACGCCGTATTCACCTCCTCGCGCTTCGCTGTTTTCGCCAGAAAATTCGTCATTTCGTTACGAAAAATTATTACGCAGTGGGTCTATACAAAAACCGCCCAAAAAAGAGGCGGTCTTTGTGTTAAAAGTCGCTATTTTTCTACCGATTGCTCCAGAGGCTTCTCTTTCTTTTTTTGTGCTTTTTCAGCTTTTTTTACCACAGGATTTTTCTTTGGTTTTTTCGGAGCGGCAGCGGCTCTTCGCTGTTTAAATTTCTCCACGCGTCCTGCGGTATCCAGTATTTTTTCATTACCGGTGTAAAATGGATGGCACGCGCTGCAGACTTCAACTCTGATCTCTTCCAAGGTGGATCCCACCTCAAATTCTGCGCCACACGCGCATTTTGCTTTTGCCTTTATATGGTATTGCGGGTGGATATCTTTTTTCATGGCATTAATGTAATTGGCTCAAAATATATCATATTCCTAGCTGGCTTGCAAGATATTGATCTGCGCCTGAATCTTGGTGGCAATCTCCATTACATCATCGCCATAAAATGCGTACGCGGATTTATTCGCGTTTTTCCACCCCGCAAAATAACGGAGCGCCGCAAGGCGTTCGGCGGTATACCCACCCGCCGCCGCACCATTATCTTCCAGAAGGATAGCCGCTGCCATAAAAGCATCCTCCGCCTCCCATGGACTCGGCGGATTGTTCCCCGTGAGTTTGGCAATCCTCTCTTCAAACAACACCCACGTGGAGGGAATGAATTGCGCGGGTCCCATCGCGCCACCGTAACCATACGATGGCGGACAGGAAACAGCCGTATTAAGCGGATCAAAACCGACTCGCACGGCAAGTGTCGCAAACGGATCGGTATCCCGCGGAGATTTCATGACCGTTGGAAAAAGTCTTCCCGTGTTTTTTCCTATTCCGGAACCTGTTCTTAAGTCCTTCACAAAACACTGACCCGTATTTTCTCCGAGATTTGATTCCTGCGTGATGATCCCTAAAATAAGCGCCGCGCGTACACCGGTTTTTTCAGACGCATGCATCGCATACTCAACCGCTTTACCGAACGGGATTGCGGCGGAATCTCGAAGAGAAAAAAGTTCAGCGCGGATTGTCGCGGCGCTTTTTTCCTTTTCTTTTAATATGCCTTGATACGCCTTCTCTTGCCCTTTTGTGGTCGCCAATATCTTATTGCGCTCTTTGCGTTTTTCTTCAATTCTTCCTTTCTGAAGTTCTTGGAGAGTGCGCAGTTCCACCTCCTCGGTTTTTTTCTCTTCCAGCGCATCTCGTTCCTGTGTCGTTATGTTTTTTGCGGTCTCAATGACATTAAACGACTCCTGGAGCGATGCCTTGATCGAATCAAACGAGTCCAGGTCAACAAAAAAAGCAGAGAGGTCTTCATTGGAAAGCACAACCTCAACCAAGGAAAATGAGTCTATTTCGTTGGTTTTGCGTATAAGCTGCGCGAGTGATTCTTTCTCCCTGCCTATCTTATCCGAAAGAGAGCCAATGATCTGTTCTTTGCGATCAATATCGGTACCGAGTTTTTTGATCGTGAGATTGCGAGCCTTGATGCTCAATTGCGCTTCGGCTATCTGCGCGTCCAAAATGGCAACATCACGTTCGAGCGACACTTTTTCGCGCTGTTTCTCCGAGAGTATGTTCCGTTGTGCTTCTATTTCCTTTTCCAATCCCGCCAAGTCATCTTCAAGCTGTGCCCTCCGACCATCAACGGTACTCTGGGTCGACTGCGCGAATGTTGCGCGAATCTCAACTCCGGCGGCAAAAACAAGCCACCCCATCAAGAGAGTCGCCGCGCATATCGCTTTTGTGTATTTCCGTAATATGATACCAGATTCGCTCATAGCACAATTACCTTTCATTGTACCCATGATCGCACGTTCGGGCAATACAAAACAACACCAGACGTTCGCGCATGGTGTTGTGTATGAGGGTAGAGTGTTCCCAATTAGGCCTTCTCGGATGGGGCTTCCTCTGCTTCTTCTTTCTTTCCCTTTTTTTCCACTTCAATGGAAGCAAGATCAATCTCCGGCGTAACAATCTCTTCCTCCTTCTGCTCTGCAATAGAAGCCACCGTTTCTGTCGGCTCGGCGGTTGCAACAACTCCTGCAGGTAATTTCAAGTCTCCCACGCTGATATGGCTATCAAGTAGGGTCAACAGCGAAAGGTCAACCGAAACATCGTGCGGCAGATCTTTGGGGAGCCCTTCCACTTCAAGTTCATAGAACACTTTCACTAAGGTGCCGCCCAAATTTTTTACTGCCAACGATTCGCCTGAAAACACGAGGGGGACGCTCACGGTAACTTTCTTATCCTTATCAATAGCATAAAAATCAAAGTGTATCGGTTCATCGGTGATCGGATCAAGCGCAACATCGTGGATGAGCACATCAACCTCCTTCCCTTCGGTATTGAGTGTGATGACGGATGATTCCCCGGCCTCTTTCCATATTTTCTTGAAATCAATTTTTGATATGGAAATAGGCGTGGACTTCGTTTTGCCGCCATAAAAAACACCGGGTATTTTGCCTCCCGCACGCACTTTTTTGGCATCAATGCCCGTATCTCTCTTTTCTGCAGCTAATGTAAACATGCGCCCTATTGTACACAACTTGCCAAAAATGTCCACCCTGTAAGAAGGGCTTCTTATAAAAATTCGGGGGAAATTACATGGTGACGAGATTAGGGGGTGTTTGCCCCTCCAGTACCGCAATGATATTTGCTGCCGCTATTTCAGACATCTTTGATCGCGTCTCTTCGGTCGCTGAAGCGATGTGGGGTGTCACGATAACATTCGGAAGATCTGTTAAACCCTTCGCTATGATTGGTTCATTCTCAAAAACGTCAATTGCCGCTCCCTTAATGGTGCCGCTCTGGAGTGCCACAACAAGCGCCGCCTCATCAACAACAAGTCCACGGGAAGTGTTCACGAGATATGCGGACGGCTTCATGAGAGCCAGTCGCTCGGCGTTGATGAGATGCTTGGTGGAATCAAGAAGCGGCACGTGCACCGATACCACATCGGCCGCCTTAAGCACTCCTTCCACCGTGTCATGAAAAATAGCATTCGTTGACGCCTCAAGAGCGCTGTTTGCTTTTACGTCGTAATAAATAATATCCATACCGAGTCCTCGGTACGCGCGCTCGGCCACCTGCGCCCCGATCCTTCCCGCGCCCAAGATACCGAGCGTCTTTCCGCGCAGATCAATACCCAAAAAAAGTTCCGGTTCCCATCCTTCAAATTTGCCCGCCCTGAGATAACTATCCGCCTCAACAATACGTTTGGTAAGCGCCATAATCATCGCCAAAGCGTATTCGGCGACCGTTTCGGTGAGAACGCCTGGAGTATTGGTGATGATCACGTTTCTCTCTTTTGCGGCATGGAGGTCTATGTTGTTGTACCCAACGGCATAATTGGCAAATACTTTCGCTTCTGGAGCCGCCGCGAATACTTCGGCGTCTATCGTGTCGGTCAAGAGACAGAGCACCGCGTCATACGGCTTCGCCGAAAGCGCGCTTTTCAATTCCTCTTTGGTAAGCACGCCGTCTTTCTCGCTCACCACCACGTCGTAGCCCTTTTCTTTGAGCATCATGATGCCGATTTCGGGAATGCGGCGTGTCACGAATATTTTTAACGGCTCATTCATACGCTCATTTTTAAACCTTCTGCTCTATATTGTTAAATAATTTCAATCGCTCAAAAACAACTTTTCCGACCGCGTCTTGCGCGGGTTTCATGAGTCGGTACGGCGCGATCTCGTCAGGGTTCTCCGCGAGCGAGCGTTCCATCCCCTCTCGATAAGCACGCCTGATCTCCGTATTGATATGGATAGTGGAAACACCCGCCGCGATCGCCGATTTAAAATTCTCATCGGAAATACCGGACCCGCCATGGAGTACGAGCGGCACGCCCGCCGCCTCTCGTATCTCCTTGATACGCGCGATGTTCAGCTCCGGGTTCTTTGCGTTTCGGAGCATGCCGTGGATATTGCCCACCGAAGGTGAAAAAAGGTCAACGCCCGTTTCTTGTACAAAACGTTTAGCGTCTTCCGGAGTCGTCA is a genomic window of Patescibacteria group bacterium containing:
- a CDS encoding PCRF domain-containing protein; amino-acid sequence: MNDNNIQSSQDANQFLIEHIAELKQNPKTQFLAAELERLIREERDIQKLTEEDAAMTELAKDELRDIRAQKDSIIAQITRVQGAIEEEEAYPNEIILEVRAGAGGEEAALFAYQLAEMYQRYAEKQGWIYKKLDESLSPLGGYKEASFEIKGQGVYKKLRFEMGVHRIQRIPATEKSGRIHTSTASVAIMPLRKKHIVEINPVDLEMEFSRSGGAGGQNVNKVETAVRIIHKPTGIAVRCTSERSQLKNREKAMSILLAKLDEKKQEEEARKTSSQRKGQIGTGDRSEKIRTYNVPQNRVTDHRIKESWHNIEGILRGEIDDIVEVLQEAGKK
- the rpmE gene encoding 50S ribosomal protein L31; this translates as MKKDIHPQYHIKAKAKCACGAEFEVGSTLEEIRVEVCSACHPFYTGNEKILDTAGRVEKFKQRRAAAAPKKPKKNPVVKKAEKAQKKKEKPLEQSVEK
- a CDS encoding 50S ribosomal protein L25; amino-acid sequence: MFTLAAEKRDTGIDAKKVRAGGKIPGVFYGGKTKSTPISISKIDFKKIWKEAGESSVITLNTEGKEVDVLIHDVALDPITDEPIHFDFYAIDKDKKVTVSVPLVFSGESLAVKNLGGTLVKVFYELEVEGLPKDLPHDVSVDLSLLTLLDSHISVGDLKLPAGVVATAEPTETVASIAEQKEEEIVTPEIDLASIEVEKKGKKEEAEEAPSEKA
- a CDS encoding D-glycerate dehydrogenase yields the protein MNEPLKIFVTRRIPEIGIMMLKEKGYDVVVSEKDGVLTKEELKSALSAKPYDAVLCLLTDTIDAEVFAAAPEAKVFANYAVGYNNIDLHAAKERNVIITNTPGVLTETVAEYALAMIMALTKRIVEADSYLRAGKFEGWEPELFLGIDLRGKTLGILGAGRIGAQVAERAYRGLGMDIIYYDVKANSALEASTNAIFHDTVEGVLKAADVVSVHVPLLDSTKHLINAERLALMKPSAYLVNTSRGLVVDEAALVVALQSGTIKGAAIDVFENEPIIAKGLTDLPNVIVTPHIASATEETRSKMSEIAAANIIAVLEGQTPPNLVTM